AAAGATTATACATTATATGAGGAAGTTGGAGATGGTGTCAGTGCAACTGTGTATCGGGCTCTGTGCATTCCTCTTAATGAAATTGTTGCAATCAAGGTTCTAGATTTGGAGAAGTGCAACAATGATCTGGTATGTCTGCTATCTATATATGTCTTTGAGATACGCTAGATGTAAAATGCCCTGGTGTTGAATATGGTCAGAAGTCAGAATGCTGGTGTTGCGCACCTCCATTTTGATTTAGATATGTTCTTGTTACCTGGTTATTTTTTGTGAAGTatcttttttcttgaaaaggAATTGGGTATATTGTTTGAAGGTTGCATGATTGTATACTTATTTGATCCATCTACATAAGGAGGCAAGTCTCCTAGACTCTTGTCTACTATAGATTCAGACTTGTACTAGTCTATACTATTAATAAAGCCCCAACTCTTTTGAGTAAATATCTTGTTCATGCATTAAAGGTTGAAGCACAGTGTTCTCAGGGTTGTATTACAGTTCTAACGAAGATAGGGTTACATTAGTGTGATACTATATTCTACTGTCTGCTTTTAGGCCATCGACTCTTTTAGTTTTTACATACGTCTTTCTCATATTTTATCATCTTTTATTAAACAGAttaatctaattaaatataGAAATTGAAGTTACGACATTCACTTGTGCAGAATGTACATCATCTCCAGTAATTATTTTGGCAGAATGTGCCACATTTATTCATAATTAATACTCCCTTCAACAGAAACTCTTTTAAGGAGCATTCGTGGGCCTAATGTATGCCTCGTTTCAATTGCTGAAGCTTCcagaatatttttttgtgatttgaataGGATGGAATCCGGAGAGAGGTCCAGACCATGATCTTGATTGATCATCCAAATGTATTGCGTGCACACTGCTCATTCACTGCAGGTCATAGTCTTTGGGTTGTCATGCCATTCATGGCTGGAGGATCTTGccttcatatcatgaaatcTTCTTATCCTGATGGTTTTGAAGAGCCTGTAATTGCTACATTATTGCGCGAGGTCCTCAAAGCCCTTGTATATCTTCATTACCATGGACACATCCATAGAGATGTAAAGGTATCACTGTGTTGTCTGCTTTTGTGGAATAACAGTTTAAGCATTCTTTACTAATTGTTTGCTGAAGAAGAGAGATGATGCTTCTTTTTTGTACTTATGATTTTTAGTCTAGGATTTTGAGCCTCTTTGATATCAAGTTGTGTTATGTTCTGCAGAAAATACAAATTCACATGTGGTCTAGATCAAATTTCTTAAGTTTCTCTTTCTCTTCACCCTTCTTCCTCCACTTCTTTTCTCCCCATCAATAACATTTTCTTCCCTCATTGTTAACCAAATTGGCAAAGTTATTAGCACATGGGAATGGTTTTTAGCTAATCTTATCTGAGCTACTCTCATTTTCCTGACTCCAGCGTGCATACTGATGTCACTTTCAGCTTTGACTTATATTTTGGTATGTGTTCTTTGCAGGCTGGGAACATTTTGATTGATTCAAATGGTGCTATTAAATTGGCAGATTTTGGAGTTGCTGCTTGCATGTTTGATACTGGTGATAGGCAGCGTTCAAGAAATACTTTTGTTGGAACTCCATGCTGGTAAGTTCCCTAGCTGCGGCGAGGTGTAGTTTTTATTTGTTAGTGTCATCATTATAGGAACCAACTCTTTTACTTGTAATtgcaattctttttttttttttttgaattcttaaATAGGATGGCTCCCGAAGTGATGCAGCAACTGCACGGATATGATTTTAAGTAAGTATCTGATCTGCATATCTGTTCTATTTTTGGTTCTAGGTCACGTCTCATGCCTTCAAATAATTGTTTCAAATTAACAGAGCAGATATATGGTCGTTTGGAATAACAGCCCTTGAACTTGCTCATGGTCATGCACCATTCTCCAAGTACCCACCCATGAAGGTTGATGGATGTTCATTGCTATACAAAACAATCAAGGAAGTGGTTTCAAGTTTTCTGAAAATTTGTTCTTTTGTGATCCTTTCTTTCTCCTTGTAATTCAGGTTCTGCTGATGACCCTACAGAATGCACCTCCAGGCCTGGACTATGAACGGGACAAGAGATTCTCTAAGGTTTGTGTGTTTGACAAACTTTTCATTCATTTGAAGTTTGGTTCTGAATTTTTGGTGCTTTTGCAGTCTTTTAAAGAAATGGTTGCTGCTTGCTTAGTAAAAGATCCAAAGAAGCGTCCGTCTTCTGAGAAACTTTTGAAGCACCCTTTCTTTAAACAAGCACGAGGACATGATTATTTGGCACGTACAATCCTTGATGGCCTTCCACCTCTAGGTGATCGTTTTAGGATGCTTAAGGTCTTGTGCCCATCTTATACTGTGCTTTTCTGGCTGATAGCATTTCCCAATTATACGGAAATCATATGTGATTCTGATTTGTACAATTTGAACTGCTCTATCAGGCTAAAGAAGCAGATTATCTTTTACAGAACCAGGCAATGTATGAGGACAAGGACCATTTGTCACAGGTGAAAACTGAATGTGCCTAAACTGCAGAACGTGGTAGAGAAATCTCACGATTCACAAATGTGTCCACAGCATCTTTTTGTGTTTCATTGCTGGAATTAAAGCATTTTTCTGCTCTGGGTTTTTGGCCATTGGTTGCGAGTctgtattttatatttatacttGTTAAGCTTCAATCCTCTAAAGTAGCTTACTTCGTATatcaaatgaaaatgaaaaattccCCCTCCCCTCctctccttcttttttttttttgaataagcAAGCAAAAAAATGCCTCTTTTATTCTAACTACCAAGAACTTTAGAAATGATAAGAGGAAGGTCCTGAACTACACTTGATTTTGTACGTGTTATCCCattgaattcatttttaattcgctcttaattttttttggaaaactttCATAAAACTGTTGTAACCTCATCATTGTTGTTGCTAATTATTATTACTTCctccatttttattattatacacatacaTAGAGTGTGTCAAAAATATCTACTATTATTCAAGTATACAGCAAATCTGGATAATAAGCAAGGTGAGAGGCTGTATTCTTTCCACTTTTTTCTCATACATTCACCATGATTTTGGAGAACCATAGTTAGCAGTGGTGTGTGTATTTGAAAGCTCACCCAGAGTTGTAACCTTGTTTACGATTGTATAGTTGAGAGACATGCTAGAATGTGTATACAAATTTGAGAAGACTTCAATGAGTTTGGGGAGGCTTGTATTGCTACCGGATATAATTCCATCACAAACTATATCACTTAAAATAGCTATTTCTGTTTTAGTTGGGAGGTCAAAGTACACAAATGACTGTTTTGTGTTTTGTTGTAAATATACTTCTAGctcttaagaaaaaattattattagcaCGAAATGGGCCCGAATACAGCAAAACAGAAATATATGATTCTTAGAGATGATACCAACTATGTTACAGATTGAGGTGAGTGATCCTATTTGAGAAAGAACCTTGATGTGTTTTATTCCATCGTATTTGAGAAATCAAATTTGGCATCAGATGTTTGTGTAGCTTATGCAAATATACACACAAAGATATATTCAAGGTCAATCTTAATGTAATTCTGTATATTCACTGATGCAGCAAGAGTATATTCGTGGTATCAGTGCTTGGAATTTCAATCTGGAGGATCTGAAGAACCAAGCTGCTCTTGTATGTACTTATTGTCCATTCACTTAGAACAATTGATTTTAGGTAACAATGTCTAGTGtctattaaatttatttatcctttCTTTATGGTGTCTGTAGCTTCCAGATTTTGACGACATTCCAGATGCTGAAGATTCAAGTACCAGGGGGAAGCTAAGGGAGGGAAATGGTGACGTTGGTTCTGTAGCAGAAAGGCATAATCAATCGAGTGTCCTATCTCACGAGGTATTCATATTAACCATGTTGAAGAACTATATTACTTCTCTTTGTATACTATTCCTTCTCGATGGATTGATGCTGCAATATAAGCCTTCTGAAATTCTTGTCATACTCAATTGCCTCCAGTCTGATATCTCTTTGGACTGGATATTTTTACAAGTTATTCAAATGTGTCCTTCATTATCAGATTTATAATTGTTGATATCTCCATTCAGGATGAGATGAATGACAATCATGATTTGGATGGTTCACTTGCTGCATTTCCTATTAAGCCTCTTCAAGCACTCAAGTGAGAATTTTGTCTTCCTCCTGGTTCTGCTTCTTCTATTGGCATTTGATAGTAAATCCATCGTCACCAACCCAAATTATAGCCAGTTGGTTTCATTATCCagatgtgtgtgtgtgtatttacatatatagttATATTTTGCTATTTGGAATGTGGTATTCCTTGGAAGCACAACCCTGTTTGCATTATAGGTATGTCTAGCTGAGTCTGGTACATTAAGGAAAGTGATGTTGAAATATTAATACCTTTCTTGATGTTCAAGTGCTGTGGGTATAATGATCCGAGGTATAGAATTAGCATAGCCGTCATGCTAGTAATTAAGTTAAATGTGTATAAAATTAGCCAGTAATTGAGTTAAAGGTACAGAATTAGCCTGTTGGTTTTATGATCAAGGTCTACCGATTTTCCTATGTGAAAGATTTAAAAGTTTTGGTTCTCATTGAGTTAAATAATGTG
The Solanum stenotomum isolate F172 chromosome 12, ASM1918654v1, whole genome shotgun sequence DNA segment above includes these coding regions:
- the LOC125847552 gene encoding serine/threonine-protein kinase BLUS1, whose amino-acid sequence is MMEQLTEKKFPVNAKDYTLYEEVGDGVSATVYRALCIPLNEIVAIKVLDLEKCNNDLDGIRREVQTMILIDHPNVLRAHCSFTAGHSLWVVMPFMAGGSCLHIMKSSYPDGFEEPVIATLLREVLKALVYLHYHGHIHRDVKAGNILIDSNGAIKLADFGVAACMFDTGDRQRSRNTFVGTPCWMAPEVMQQLHGYDFKADIWSFGITALELAHGHAPFSKYPPMKVLLMTLQNAPPGLDYERDKRFSKSFKEMVAACLVKDPKKRPSSEKLLKHPFFKQARGHDYLARTILDGLPPLGDRFRMLKAKEADYLLQNQAMYEDKDHLSQQEYIRGISAWNFNLEDLKNQAALLPDFDDIPDAEDSSTRGKLREGNGDVGSVAERHNQSSVLSHEDEMNDNHDLDGSLAAFPIKPLQALKGCFDMCEDDITASSPSWEDTMRSESNQQNDMLSLAKIEDQDGGKDDGENLRQSSSLPRSVIPGHKKFFSGSLLQDNALSPKKVVTDGEREYQHPKYQSERNYSGPLQYRHKKDLGEDSSEGAVVQRKGRFQVTSADLSPKEPTSYFFNPVQGGSTSAINLGLAAASLLPTLQCILQQNTLQREELVKLIKFAERGSVNPIDLAEAGTSDLPQMPATSVRERELQSMVIQLQQSIGSLVEELQRQKMKNVQLEKKLNR